The genomic DNA TTTCGTGCAGTACGTGGAAGATCTTTTTGCCGTATTCTTTGCCGCACTGATCCAAAGTCGTCAGAGGCGGATCGCACACGCTGCTCTTATCGATATTATCCACGCCGATGACGGAAATTTTTCCGGGGACGTCCAGTCCCATATCCTGCGCCGCTTTCATCGCCCCGATCGCCATCAGATCGTTGGTGGCGATGACCGCCGTGACGTCGGGATGCTTTTCCAGCATCTGCTCCATCAGCCGCCCGCCCAGTTCTTCCGAGGAGGAATAGGGCCAACTGCCGTACTCGATACAGGGCACGCTGTTATTGAACGCGCGGCGCATCGCGGTACGGAAAGCGCTCAGACGCGTATCGTAATAGCAGGAATCGTCGAACGCGCTCAGATAGCCGATGCGCGTGTGTCCCAAAGATTTGAGGTACTCGACCGCCTGCAAAAACCCGTCGTACATATCCGACATGATATAGGAAACGTCGGGAAGATAGGTGCTGCGCGAAAAGTCGGTGAGCACCTTGATATCCGCGTCGCGCAGTTCGCACAGTTGCTCGTCCGACAAAAAGTCGGGCGCGGCGGAGACGAATATGCCGTCCACGCGGGTGGAGATCAGGTGTTTGATATATTTGGAAACGTCGCCGAATGCGTCGAAAATGTAGACGATATAGTCGTTTTTGAGCGCTTCCGCCTGCAAACCCTTGATGACGTCGAGTTGATAGACGTTGGTGATATCCGCCGTGATGAGCGCGAGCGCGTTGGTTTTGTTGCGCGCGAGCGACTGCGCGATACGGTTGGGTATGTAATTCAGGCGCGCTGCGGTTTCCAGTACCCTTTGTTCCACTTCCGGCGAAAGCCGTTTGGTCCTGTTGAGCACGTACGAAACCGTTGCCGTTGAAACGCCCGCCTCCACTGCCACGTCCTCTCTCTTGACACGCTTTTTCGGATCGGATATTCTTTTAGGCATACTGACCTCCTTAACGATTCTCTATTCGATGACGGTGACCGTGTTTTCGAAATGATAATTTACCGTATTCATCTTTTCCATCCAGCCGCGCGTTTCCAGCGTTTTATACGGACCTGTATCAAAGCCCGCGCCGATATCGTTGTTCCACAGCCATTCGGGCGTCGGCCACAGGCATACCTGCGGCGAGATATGTCTGTAAAATTTTTCGGTCACGCCCTGCTGACCGTGATGCGCCATCTGCACGACGCGGCAGCGCAACTCTTCGGGAAATTCCCGCAATATTTTTTCTTCCGCGCGCCAGTCCATATCGCCCAGAAAGAGCACGCTTTCTCCGCTCGTTTCCACGCGGTAGACGACGCTCGAAGGATTGAGGCTTTCGCCCACGGCGCTGCCGTCGGAAAGGGGCAAAACGCGGAAATGCCCCGTTTCCAGCCACTGTCCTTTTTGCGGGCGGACGACGGGAACGCCCCGCCGCGCGATCGCATTTTCCAGATCCGCCGCTCGCGCCGTGCGGTTTTCCTGCCGTTCCACACGCTCGATATATTCTGAATCGGGAAATTGATAACATATGCGCCCGATCTCTACGTTTCCGCGTTCGAGAACGCCGATGAGCGCCTCGATATGATCGAAATGCGCGTGCGTCAAAAGCCAGCAAGTCACCTTGCCGCCCAGCGATAACAAAAGGTTTTCGAGTTGGTCGGTCTCCGCCGCGGTGCCGCCGTCTACGGCGAGCACGTCGCCCTTCCCCGCGAGCACGAACCCCATACATTGCAGGGGCGTCACCGAGGGGAGCATATACAATTTGTCGCCGTTGAACATGGCTTATACTCCTTTGATCTCTACTTTCCCGTTCTCAAAGGGAACTTTGACGACGATACTGCCGTTTTCTTCCTTATACTGCGCCTGTGCGCCGTTGTAGAACACTTTGAATTTAAACGAAGGTTTGGCGAGCCGCACTTCCATAGAGAGCGAAGACGACTGCTGTACGTTAGACAACTGCACGAAATATTTTCCGATGGACAGATCGTAGGAAACGCCGCCGAACAAGAGGTTTTCCATTCTCCAGTAATCGAGCGAGGCGGGCATGCGCGGCTGTACGGCGAG from Candidatus Borkfalkia ceftriaxoniphila includes the following:
- a CDS encoding LacI family DNA-binding transcriptional regulator, which encodes MPKRISDPKKRVKREDVAVEAGVSTATVSYVLNRTKRLSPEVEQRVLETAARLNYIPNRIAQSLARNKTNALALITADITNVYQLDVIKGLQAEALKNDYIVYIFDAFGDVSKYIKHLISTRVDGIFVSAAPDFLSDEQLCELRDADIKVLTDFSRSTYLPDVSYIMSDMYDGFLQAVEYLKSLGHTRIGYLSAFDDSCYYDTRLSAFRTAMRRAFNNSVPCIEYGSWPYSSSEELGGRLMEQMLEKHPDVTAVIATNDLMAIGAMKAAQDMGLDVPGKISVIGVDNIDKSSVCDPPLTTLDQCGKEYGKKIFHVLHENICEQTSGKYVIPMRLIRRGSTGPAFSEQLEKIM
- a CDS encoding ComEC/Rec2 family competence protein, with product MFNGDKLYMLPSVTPLQCMGFVLAGKGDVLAVDGGTAAETDQLENLLLSLGGKVTCWLLTHAHFDHIEALIGVLERGNVEIGRICYQFPDSEYIERVERQENRTARAADLENAIARRGVPVVRPQKGQWLETGHFRVLPLSDGSAVGESLNPSSVVYRVETSGESVLFLGDMDWRAEEKILREFPEELRCRVVQMAHHGQQGVTEKFYRHISPQVCLWPTPEWLWNNDIGAGFDTGPYKTLETRGWMEKMNTVNYHFENTVTVIE